A single genomic interval of Ischnura elegans chromosome 3, ioIscEleg1.1, whole genome shotgun sequence harbors:
- the LOC124155792 gene encoding putative nuclease HARBI1, translated as MNLVRERRRIQRALVLHIAERRRLTLERRRLRDAHNPFEYEDYIFVNYFRASKEVVIFVSEATENVLKRKNVDGLSVQLQVLVAIRFMAEGGYQRGVGQDFFLAVSQPSVSRCVKNVTRAICDRLYNDWIKLPSTNMERNEIQERFRPMARFPGVLGAIDCTHVAIVTPLEGEEGYKNHKGFYSLNAQMICDSNLKIMDVCIYPGTVHDQFIWRWSRARIQIKHLHENGPEQYYLLGDSGYALEPWLMTPVANALPGTPDYDYTQAHCQARNVIERAFGVMKARWRCLLRDRVLHYQPQQATTIVTACAVLHNILLHYRLPPPEPEEIEEAMVDMQQGPLPGDQLALARGIQRRIINRYFT; from the exons ATGAACCTTGTACGGGAACGGAGGCGGATTCAGCGGGCATTAGTGTTACATATTGCTGAGAGACGCCGATTAACTCTAGAAAGACGGAGATTGAGGGATGCCCACAATCCTTTTGAATACGAAGATTATATTTTCGTCAATTATTTCCGTGCGTCGAAGGAGGTTGTTATATTCGTGAGCGAAGCCACGGAAAATGTCCTAAAGCGGAAGAACGTGGATGGATTAAGCGTTCAACTACAG GTTCTTGTCGCCATCCGATTCATGGCAGAAGGAGGGTACCAAAGAGGCGTCGGGCAAGATTTTTTCTTGGCCGTAAGCCAACCCTCTGTGAGCCGCTGCGTCAAAAATGTGACGAGGGCAATATGCGACCGGCTGTACAACGACTGGATCAAACTCCCGTCCACAAAtatggaaagaaatgaaatacaagAAAG ATTTCGCCCAATGGCCAGGTTTCCGGGAGTGCTGGGGGCTATTGATTGCACTCATGTtgccatagttacgcctctggaaGGAGAAGAGGGATACAAGAACCACAAGGGGTTCTATTCCTTAAATGCCCAAATG ATTTGTGACTCCAATTTGAAGATAATGGATGTATGTATTTATCCGGGAACGGTCCATGATCAATTTATTTGGCGGTGGTCTCGGGCAAGGATTCAAATCAAGCACTTGCATGAAAATGGGCCTGAGCAGTATTACCTACTTG GCGACTCAGGTTATGCCCTTGAGCCATGGCTAATGACCCCAGTTGCTAATGCACTCCCTGGCACACCAGATTATGATTATACGCAAGCCCATTGTCAGGCAAGAAATGTCATTGAGCGGGCATTTGGGGTTATGAAAGCACGTTGGAGATGCCTCCTGAGAGACAGGGTTCTCCACTATCAACCCCAGCAAGCAACCACCATAGTGACAGCATGTGCAGTTTTGCACAACATCTTGTTGCACTACAG actaCCACCGCCAGAACCGGAAGAAATAGAAGAGGCAATGGTTGATATGCAGCAAGGCCCATTACCAGGAGACCAACTGGCGCTGGCCAGAGGAATTCAAAGGCGCATTATCAACAgatattttacgtaa
- the LOC124155793 gene encoding uncharacterized protein LOC124155793 isoform X2, with translation MELEEGIFEVVVGESSMVTLDESVDICSTNAGTAGERSVAAQKSCQPKRPSLLKELNIVNNKVEAYEDNHLQMLKEIKEAIHGLQDQQSQLVGETREIAGSLRELVAVNGRIASALEKLTCGSEQ, from the exons ATGGAGTTGGAGGAAGGGATATTTGAG GTTGTTGTCGGGGAGAGTTCCATGGTCACTCTAGATGAGAGTGTCGACATTTGCTCAACCAACGCTG GGACTGCTGGAGAAAGAAGTGTTGCAGCCCAAA AAAGCTGCCAACCCAAGCGGCCTTCTCTCCTTAAGGAGTTAAACATTGTAAATAACAAGGTGGAGGCATATGAAGACAACCACCTTCAGATGTTAAAG GAGATCAAAGAAGCCATTCATGGCTTACAGGATCAACAGTCTCAACTGGTGGGGGAAACAAGGGAGATAGCTGGGAGTCTGAGGGAGCTTGTGGCAGTGAATGGGAGAATAGCTTCTGCACTGGAAAAGTTGACCTGCGGAAGCGAGCAGTGA
- the LOC124155793 gene encoding uncharacterized protein LOC124155793 isoform X1, giving the protein MRVSTFAQPTLVCSFISNIICFFEVLCFYVSTQCYINFSWTTHSYSTGTAGERSVAAQKSCQPKRPSLLKELNIVNNKVEAYEDNHLQMLKEIKEAIHGLQDQQSQLVGETREIAGSLRELVAVNGRIASALEKLTCGSEQ; this is encoded by the exons ATGAGAGTGTCGACATTTGCTCAACCAACGCTGGTGTGTTCCTTTATATCAAATATCATTTGCTTTTTCGAGGTTCTGTGCTTTTATGTGAGCACCCAGTGTTATATAAATTTTTCATGGACCACTCACTCTTACTCAACAGGGACTGCTGGAGAAAGAAGTGTTGCAGCCCAAA AAAGCTGCCAACCCAAGCGGCCTTCTCTCCTTAAGGAGTTAAACATTGTAAATAACAAGGTGGAGGCATATGAAGACAACCACCTTCAGATGTTAAAG GAGATCAAAGAAGCCATTCATGGCTTACAGGATCAACAGTCTCAACTGGTGGGGGAAACAAGGGAGATAGCTGGGAGTCTGAGGGAGCTTGTGGCAGTGAATGGGAGAATAGCTTCTGCACTGGAAAAGTTGACCTGCGGAAGCGAGCAGTGA
- the LOC124155793 gene encoding uncharacterized protein LOC124155793 isoform X3 — MEQIRETKKRAARVRDSQINVLVNYMIDHRDFACGRFQGPQGKATAERQWCELAELVGGHGPQKSVDQWKKVWKDLKRKTRAKNAQMNAERVRTGNASVSNRNNTLWKMASCLE, encoded by the exons ATGGAGCAGATAAG ggAAACAAAGAAAAGAGCGGCTCGAGTACGCGACAGCCAAATAAACGTTTTGGTTAATTACATGATTGACCATCGTGATTTTGCGTGTGGACGCTTCCAAGGGCCACAAGGAAAGGCGACGGCCGAGAGGCAGTGGTGCGAGCTGGCCGAACTTGTTGGGGGTCATGGACCCCAAAAAAGTGTGGACCAGTGGAAAAAG GTCTGGAAGGATTTGAAGAGAAAAACTCGGGCGAAGAACGCCCAAATGAATGCGGAGCGTGTGAGGACTGGTAATGCTTCGGTAAGTAATAGAAATAACACGTTATGGAAAATGGCTTCATGTTTGGAATGA